From the Spiroplasma chrysopicola DF-1 genome, one window contains:
- a CDS encoding spiralin lipoprotein, with protein sequence MKRLLAILGAVGLTATGSTAVVACSKSSDTTKANDLSKIKSFEAPTAFKANDYTTVKEADVKKALKNSVLIEVQKLVSTATESDYTFGVYNDGSGGEYAPVDVSENSKNVYVKVKAATTTKTDPVLIGETGYIKVTLPAVPDFVKGDLSKVTVIAPAPVEVAEDPSKVTMDEVKDALKDTVLAAVNSVALAADGTDFTYKVSSDDQGVETNPIDLTTESQPVFVKITAKTDNALLEKATNFIKVTLPRFKYDLGLKEIEIEPVEVVRSDSVEAVPKTHVMNSLKDNVLTAVKTVVSTATTTDYKFDIFADALETPYKEVDITTNDPVDRTVYVEITATK encoded by the coding sequence ATGAAGCGTTTATTAGCAATTTTAGGTGCGGTCGGTTTAACAGCAACTGGTTCAACAGCAGTAGTTGCATGTAGTAAATCGAGTGACACAACGAAAGCAAACGATTTATCAAAAATAAAAAGTTTTGAAGCGCCAACAGCCTTTAAAGCAAATGACTATACAACTGTAAAAGAAGCGGATGTTAAAAAAGCTTTAAAAAATAGTGTTTTAATCGAAGTTCAAAAACTTGTAAGCACTGCAACTGAAAGTGATTATACTTTTGGTGTTTATAATGATGGAAGTGGTGGAGAATATGCTCCTGTTGATGTTTCAGAAAACAGTAAAAATGTTTATGTAAAAGTTAAAGCCGCAACTACTACAAAAACAGACCCTGTTCTTATCGGTGAAACAGGGTACATTAAGGTTACTTTACCAGCTGTACCAGACTTTGTTAAGGGAGATCTTTCAAAGGTTACAGTAATTGCACCAGCACCAGTTGAAGTAGCTGAAGACCCAAGTAAAGTTACAATGGATGAAGTTAAGGATGCTTTAAAAGATACTGTTTTAGCAGCAGTTAATAGTGTTGCTTTAGCAGCTGATGGTACAGATTTTACTTATAAAGTTTCTAGTGATGATCAAGGTGTAGAAACAAATCCAATTGATTTAACTACTGAATCACAACCTGTTTTTGTTAAAATTACAGCAAAAACTGATAATGCACTTCTTGAGAAAGCAACAAATTTCATTAAGGTTACTTTACCAAGATTTAAATATGATTTAGGATTAAAAGAAATTGAGATTGAACCAGTAGAAGTTGTAAGAAGTGATAGTGTAGAGGCAGTTCCAAAAACACATGTTATGAATAGTTTAAAAGATAATGTTTTAACTGCAGTTAAAACTGTTGTATCTACTGCAACCACAACAGATTATAAATTTGATATTTTTGCTGATGCCTTAGAAACACCTTATAAAGAGGTTGATATAACAACAAATGACCCTGTTGATCGAACAGTTTATGTTGAAATAACAGCAACAAAATAG
- the udk gene encoding uridine kinase, with amino-acid sequence MLDQKEVQILAIAGGTASGKTTVAKKIAHILKNQRIVYLAMDSYYKSLDNLSLVERKKINFDHPNAIDLDLLISHLTSLKQGMDVLRPIYDFTQNNRLKETELVKAGDVIILDGILALAIEEIRKLSNIKIFIKTEDDIRFIRRLTRDIEERGRTVQDIIHQYLATVKPMYEYFVEPSIKYADIIVPYYEGNEIAIDMIATKVKSLLKR; translated from the coding sequence ATGTTAGATCAGAAAGAAGTTCAAATTTTAGCAATTGCTGGGGGAACAGCAAGTGGTAAAACAACAGTTGCCAAAAAAATTGCCCATATTTTAAAAAATCAAAGAATTGTTTATTTAGCAATGGATAGTTATTATAAGTCATTAGATAATCTGAGTTTAGTCGAACGGAAAAAAATTAATTTTGATCATCCCAATGCTATAGATTTAGATTTATTAATTTCACATTTAACTAGTTTAAAACAAGGAATGGATGTTTTACGACCAATTTATGATTTTACGCAAAATAATCGCTTAAAAGAAACCGAACTTGTTAAAGCAGGAGATGTGATTATTTTAGATGGGATTTTGGCCTTAGCAATTGAAGAAATTCGCAAATTATCTAATATTAAAATATTTATTAAAACAGAAGATGATATTCGTTTTATTCGGCGTTTAACTCGTGATATTGAGGAACGGGGACGAACTGTCCAGGATATTATTCATCAGTATTTAGCAACTGTTAAACCAATGTATGAATATTTTGTTGAACCAAGTATTAAATATGCTGATATTATTGTTCCTTATTATGAAGGAAATGAAATCGCCATTGATATGATTGCCACAAAAGTCAAAAGTTTGTTAAAAAGATAA